From a region of the Halomonas sp. HL-93 genome:
- a CDS encoding enoyl-CoA hydratase-related protein, translated as MSQSLPTLTDAILTLEERVATLTLNRHDVRNALTGTALVDDIVTTAHWVNRTSDVSVLVITGVGSAFCAGGNVKDMAERRGDFAGDAAEVAERYRRGIQRMPLALSEVEVPVIAAVNGPAIGAGFDLANMADLRIASRQAKFGETFLNLGIVPGDGGAWFMQRQIGYQRAFELTLSGRVIDAQEALDYGVVLEVVEPDALMKRVMEHAARIAAQPPKATRLTKRLMKMAPDMELKAFLDVCAAFQGMCHNEPEHLDAVQNMLARMKT; from the coding sequence ATGAGTCAATCGTTACCGACACTGACAGATGCTATCTTAACGCTTGAAGAGCGGGTGGCCACACTCACCTTGAATCGTCACGACGTGCGTAATGCGCTCACCGGCACCGCGTTGGTTGATGACATTGTCACCACCGCGCACTGGGTCAACCGCACAAGCGACGTCTCGGTGCTGGTGATCACCGGTGTTGGATCGGCATTCTGCGCAGGCGGCAACGTCAAAGATATGGCCGAACGTCGCGGCGACTTCGCTGGCGACGCTGCGGAAGTGGCTGAACGCTATCGCCGCGGAATCCAGCGAATGCCACTTGCGCTCAGCGAAGTAGAAGTGCCTGTCATCGCAGCGGTCAATGGGCCAGCGATAGGGGCTGGGTTTGACCTAGCGAATATGGCGGATTTACGGATCGCGTCACGTCAGGCTAAATTTGGCGAAACCTTCCTCAACCTGGGCATTGTTCCCGGAGATGGGGGAGCATGGTTTATGCAGCGACAGATAGGCTATCAGCGTGCTTTTGAGCTAACGTTATCCGGGCGAGTGATCGACGCCCAGGAAGCCCTGGATTATGGCGTTGTGCTGGAAGTGGTCGAGCCGGATGCCCTGATGAAGAGAGTCATGGAACATGCCGCGCGCATTGCCGCTCAGCCGCCTAAGGCCACACGGCTAACGAAACGCTTGATGAAAATGGCCCCGGATATGGAGTTAAAAGCGTTTCTGGACGTGTGCGCCGCATTTCAAGGCATGTGCCATAACGAACCCGAGCACCTTGACGCTGTTCAGAACATGCTGGCGCGTATGAAAACTTAA
- a CDS encoding enoyl-CoA hydratase/isomerase family protein, producing the protein MTSTLDLPSYETLLVTQQGYVLTVRLNRPERLNAVVEALYQDLLHVLTIAQQTREVRAVVLTGEGRAFCVGADMKVHGGAARTLYQRREYLQLANDVAEAIAQLSKPVIAALNGYALGAGAEMAVACDFILMADDAPIGFPETSIGTCVGGGVSKWLPQLVGLGQARRLLYTGEKITGAEATRLGLALAHYPLDQLMHEATALASQLAERAPVSMAMLKPLINRAAHTDMPSQLQQELDAVFTCSTTEDWQEGVNAFAEKRLPQFQGR; encoded by the coding sequence ATGACCTCAACCCTTGATTTGCCTTCCTATGAAACGCTGTTGGTCACTCAGCAAGGCTATGTCCTGACGGTGCGCCTCAACCGTCCTGAGCGGCTTAATGCGGTGGTTGAGGCGCTTTATCAAGACTTGCTCCACGTATTGACGATTGCCCAGCAAACGCGGGAGGTGCGTGCCGTGGTGCTCACCGGTGAGGGACGCGCGTTCTGTGTTGGCGCCGATATGAAAGTCCACGGTGGCGCCGCAAGAACGCTCTATCAGCGCCGCGAATATCTGCAGTTAGCCAATGACGTAGCGGAGGCCATCGCCCAGCTCAGCAAACCGGTTATTGCTGCGTTGAACGGCTATGCGCTAGGCGCGGGCGCCGAGATGGCGGTGGCCTGCGATTTTATTCTAATGGCGGATGACGCCCCGATTGGCTTCCCGGAAACCAGCATTGGCACCTGCGTGGGCGGCGGTGTTTCAAAATGGTTACCCCAGTTGGTGGGGTTGGGACAGGCCCGTCGCCTGCTGTATACCGGTGAAAAGATAACAGGTGCCGAGGCTACCCGACTTGGGTTGGCGCTTGCTCATTACCCGCTTGATCAATTGATGCATGAAGCCACTGCGTTGGCGTCCCAACTCGCTGAGCGCGCGCCGGTATCCATGGCGATGTTAAAACCGTTGATCAATCGCGCGGCGCATACCGATATGCCAAGCCAACTGCAGCAAGAGCTTGATGCTGTTTTTACCTGTTCAACCACCGAGGATTGGCAGGAAGGGGTGAATGCGTTTGCTGAAAAGCGACTGCCCCAGTTCCAAGGTCGCTAA
- a CDS encoding acetate--CoA ligase family protein, whose translation MQSIEGHLPSRSPLHAVLAPEGIAVVGASSDPTKRGYKAMVGLVKGGYRGDIYPVNPKAKAILGVNAWSSISAIPGTPSLALICTPAATVPDLIAECGRRGIKGAVVLASGFSETGEAGAELEAQMMANARAHGVRIIGPNTSGLFNLHYNVNLLALENLKPGDIGIVSQSGNMLLSLALEAQHNGQVGFSSYIGPGNQTDLGFNDYLRYLGEDEHTRVATLYVEGFRDGRKFLDVARAVTAMKPVVVYKSGSTEQGQKAASSHTGALAGSYQMTVDLLRQAGVSVVQYSDEILPVAEGLGRLQKAAGKRVAVIADGGGQATIAADRLAEAGLTLAALSPDTQAKLKTLLLPQASSVNPVDVAGSSDANPSLLAQCMEVVAADANVDSVFLVGMFGGYSLRFAESLLGDEMRGAESMVELAHATQKPLVIYSLYAPIKPPPLRRLHEAGLPIYASIEHAVRVLAALGERGEYLARGAAQPATRPMQASPNGQALLATARQQKRDLLEFEAKALLAEHCIHVPDERRVQSANELADVARHFGHHPLAMKVVSKDILHKSDAGGVQLNLVGEAALRDAYKTIMGNAQRYDPSAQLDGVLVTPMVEKGVEVIIGMLRDPVFGPVLMFGLGGVFVEVWEDVAFRSLPITQADAESMVNQIKAQKVLEGVRGAPAVNKQALVLLLMRISKLVDAYPSIRELDLNPVMAYPESHPHGYAIVDARIIVEREE comes from the coding sequence ATGCAATCTATCGAAGGTCACCTTCCTTCACGTAGCCCCCTCCACGCGGTGCTGGCCCCTGAGGGAATCGCAGTGGTGGGGGCTTCATCTGACCCCACCAAACGGGGTTATAAAGCTATGGTTGGTCTCGTTAAGGGCGGCTATCGTGGTGATATTTATCCGGTGAATCCCAAAGCCAAGGCTATTTTAGGCGTTAATGCTTGGTCGTCTATCAGCGCTATACCGGGAACACCGTCATTGGCGCTGATATGCACGCCGGCGGCGACGGTACCCGATCTAATTGCCGAGTGCGGCCGTCGAGGTATCAAGGGCGCGGTGGTATTAGCTAGCGGCTTTAGCGAAACCGGTGAGGCGGGGGCAGAGTTAGAAGCACAAATGATGGCTAATGCCCGTGCGCATGGCGTGCGGATCATTGGGCCAAATACATCAGGCTTATTTAATCTTCACTACAACGTCAATTTGCTGGCGCTTGAAAACCTCAAACCCGGTGATATTGGTATTGTTTCCCAGTCAGGCAACATGCTGCTTTCGCTAGCGTTGGAGGCCCAGCATAACGGCCAGGTTGGGTTTAGTAGCTACATTGGCCCTGGCAACCAAACCGATCTCGGCTTTAACGACTATCTTCGCTATTTGGGTGAAGATGAGCACACGCGAGTCGCCACCCTATATGTAGAAGGCTTTAGAGACGGGCGTAAATTTCTTGACGTAGCCCGAGCGGTTACGGCCATGAAGCCGGTGGTGGTCTATAAGTCGGGCTCTACCGAGCAAGGCCAAAAAGCGGCAAGCTCGCATACTGGTGCGCTGGCAGGCAGCTATCAGATGACCGTTGACTTGCTACGCCAAGCCGGGGTGAGCGTAGTGCAATACTCCGATGAAATTCTGCCAGTCGCCGAAGGGCTAGGTCGCTTACAAAAAGCAGCGGGCAAACGCGTTGCGGTGATTGCGGACGGCGGTGGCCAAGCCACTATTGCGGCAGATCGACTGGCGGAGGCAGGACTAACGCTGGCGGCGCTCTCCCCTGACACCCAGGCGAAACTCAAGACACTGCTGTTACCCCAGGCGTCGTCCGTCAACCCTGTGGATGTGGCAGGCTCCTCAGACGCGAATCCCTCACTCTTGGCCCAATGTATGGAAGTGGTGGCGGCCGATGCGAACGTCGACAGTGTTTTTCTAGTGGGGATGTTTGGCGGCTATAGCCTGCGCTTTGCCGAGTCGCTATTGGGTGACGAAATGCGCGGCGCTGAATCCATGGTCGAACTTGCTCATGCGACCCAAAAGCCGCTAGTCATCTACAGCCTTTATGCACCGATTAAGCCCCCTCCACTACGGCGTTTGCACGAGGCAGGCTTACCCATTTACGCCTCAATCGAACATGCCGTGAGGGTGCTGGCGGCGCTTGGCGAGCGTGGTGAATACCTGGCGCGTGGCGCCGCCCAACCCGCTACTCGGCCGATGCAGGCCTCTCCTAACGGGCAGGCGCTGTTAGCGACCGCAAGACAACAAAAGCGAGACTTGCTCGAGTTCGAAGCCAAGGCACTGCTTGCCGAGCATTGTATCCATGTGCCCGACGAGCGGCGGGTGCAAAGCGCCAATGAGTTAGCGGATGTCGCACGGCACTTTGGCCATCACCCCCTGGCAATGAAAGTGGTGTCCAAGGATATTTTGCACAAATCAGATGCTGGCGGGGTGCAACTGAATCTGGTTGGCGAAGCCGCATTACGCGATGCCTATAAAACCATCATGGGTAACGCCCAGCGTTACGATCCAAGTGCCCAACTCGACGGGGTGTTAGTCACGCCCATGGTAGAGAAAGGGGTGGAGGTCATCATTGGTATGCTGCGGGATCCGGTCTTTGGCCCGGTCCTTATGTTTGGCCTGGGCGGCGTGTTCGTTGAGGTGTGGGAGGACGTGGCGTTTCGTTCCCTGCCAATTACCCAAGCCGATGCCGAATCTATGGTGAATCAAATCAAGGCGCAAAAAGTATTGGAAGGGGTCCGCGGTGCTCCGGCTGTCAATAAGCAGGCGCTAGTATTGTTATTGATGCGTATTTCAAAGCTGGTGGACGCCTACCCGAGTATTCGTGAGCTAGATTTAAACCCGGTAATGGCGTATCCAGAAAGCCACCCCCATGGTTATGCCATTGTGGATGCTCGAATCATTGTGGAGCGAGAAGAATGA
- a CDS encoding MurR/RpiR family transcriptional regulator: MTGQNRESITPPSSPLGSINQRLAELYPTLSPQLKQAASYVMEHPLEMAFQSIRKTAGIAQVTPSTLVRLAKRLGFESYEPFREVFQSAVQTPPVELSGRASQLRHQAHQPDDQLFVNVGDAAFDNIGRLFTADNQARVRDAAQQMLAARNIAVVGFRDTFACAYHFAYVGRIAMPNITLIRGLEGGLLTELDRFNEQDLVVVFGFEPYCAETVKALEVTRRNGVQAIAITDTLRSPLVPGALITFTVANATPHFFPSILAAITLSEAILAECVAFGPDHLVDNVVSFETRMRHMGAYVDVS; encoded by the coding sequence ATGACTGGTCAAAACCGAGAATCGATTACGCCGCCCTCCTCCCCCTTAGGTTCTATTAATCAACGGCTTGCGGAGCTTTATCCCACGCTAAGTCCGCAGTTAAAACAGGCGGCAAGCTACGTGATGGAACACCCTCTCGAAATGGCGTTTCAGTCGATCCGTAAAACGGCCGGAATTGCGCAGGTCACCCCTTCAACGTTAGTGCGCCTAGCCAAGCGGCTTGGGTTTGAAAGCTATGAACCGTTTCGCGAGGTGTTTCAATCGGCGGTACAGACACCACCTGTGGAGCTCTCCGGACGCGCTAGCCAGCTACGTCACCAGGCTCACCAACCCGATGATCAACTGTTTGTAAATGTGGGCGATGCCGCATTCGATAATATCGGCCGCTTATTTACTGCGGATAATCAGGCACGCGTGCGCGATGCGGCCCAGCAAATGCTGGCGGCACGCAATATCGCCGTGGTGGGATTTAGGGATACGTTTGCGTGTGCCTATCACTTTGCCTATGTAGGGCGCATCGCCATGCCTAACATCACGCTAATTCGAGGTTTGGAAGGCGGGCTTTTAACCGAACTGGATCGTTTCAACGAGCAAGACTTGGTCGTGGTGTTTGGTTTTGAGCCCTATTGCGCAGAAACCGTTAAAGCACTGGAGGTCACCCGCCGTAACGGCGTTCAGGCCATCGCGATAACCGACACCCTTCGCTCACCGCTGGTACCCGGCGCGCTTATTACGTTCACCGTCGCTAATGCTACGCCGCATTTCTTCCCTTCGATCCTTGCGGCCATTACCTTAAGCGAGGCGATATTGGCTGAATGCGTGGCGTTTGGGCCCGACCATCTGGTCGATAATGTCGTCAGTTTCGAGACGCGCATGCGCCACATGGGGGCGTACGTAGACGTGTCCTAA
- a CDS encoding NADPH:quinone reductase, with translation MSQRIQFAHTGGSEVLELVEVTPTVPAAGEVRIANKAVGLNFIDIYFRTGLYPAPSLPSGLGTEGAGIVDAVGEGVTHLKKGDRVAYAQGPLGAYAESHTLPASKVVKLPDFIDFETAAASMLKGLTVQYLLRQTYELKGGETILFHAAAGGVGSIACQWAKALGVKLIGTVSSKEKADLAMANGAWATINYTEENVVERVRELTDGAMCDVVYDSVGKDTWEMSLDCLKPRALMVSFGNSSGPVDGVNIGILNQKGALFVTRPSLNGYADTRERLEMMCEEFFAMIESGKVKIDIANRYPLAEAGKAQDALQSRKTTGSTILLP, from the coding sequence GTGTCTCAACGAATTCAGTTTGCTCACACTGGCGGTTCTGAGGTGCTGGAGTTAGTCGAAGTGACTCCCACCGTGCCCGCTGCCGGTGAAGTACGCATTGCGAATAAGGCCGTGGGCCTTAATTTTATTGATATCTATTTTCGTACCGGGCTTTATCCAGCACCGTCCCTGCCCTCTGGCCTGGGCACTGAAGGGGCGGGTATCGTCGATGCAGTAGGAGAAGGCGTTACCCATCTGAAAAAGGGTGACCGAGTGGCCTATGCCCAGGGCCCTCTAGGTGCCTACGCTGAGTCGCATACGCTGCCTGCGTCGAAAGTCGTCAAACTACCGGACTTTATTGATTTTGAAACGGCAGCGGCCAGCATGCTGAAAGGGTTAACGGTGCAGTATTTGCTACGCCAAACCTACGAGCTAAAAGGGGGCGAAACGATTTTGTTCCATGCCGCTGCCGGCGGTGTGGGCTCGATTGCCTGCCAGTGGGCGAAAGCGCTGGGCGTTAAGCTAATTGGCACTGTTAGTTCAAAAGAAAAAGCCGATTTAGCCATGGCCAACGGCGCGTGGGCGACTATTAATTACACGGAAGAAAATGTGGTAGAGCGGGTACGCGAGCTAACCGATGGCGCCATGTGCGACGTGGTTTACGATTCGGTAGGTAAAGACACTTGGGAAATGTCGTTGGACTGTCTAAAGCCACGGGCGCTGATGGTCAGCTTTGGTAATTCGTCTGGACCAGTGGACGGGGTGAATATCGGCATTCTCAACCAGAAGGGCGCGCTGTTTGTGACCCGTCCGAGCCTTAACGGCTATGCCGATACCCGTGAGCGCTTGGAAATGATGTGTGAAGAGTTCTTTGCCATGATTGAAAGTGGCAAGGTTAAAATAGATATCGCTAATCGTTATCCGTTAGCAGAGGCGGGTAAGGCCCAAGACGCTCTGCAGAGCCGCAAAACCACCGGTTCCACCATTCTACTGCCCTAA